In Leisingera sp. NJS204, the following are encoded in one genomic region:
- a CDS encoding ATPase, with product MLYTSAQDWRDAPNKRVLFFGMSGLGKTYVSNILRGAGSWFHYSVDYRIGTRYMGEYIADNAKAEAMKVPFLRDLLLSDSIFIGSNITFENLTPVASYLGKPGDKAKGGLPIGEYKRRQEQFRVAEIRALLDTEYFAGRAGQLYGYPNFICDTGGSICEWVDANDPNDQVLTELGKHTLMVWIKGSDAHTAELVRRFDRAPKPMSYQPEFLDRAWQEYLQQHGVAEGDVDPDAFIRWTYAQALAHRQPRYQAMADNWGVTVTADQISAVKDEAGFEDLIASALEARD from the coding sequence ATGCTTTACACTTCTGCACAGGACTGGCGCGATGCGCCCAACAAACGGGTGCTGTTCTTTGGCATGTCCGGGCTTGGCAAAACCTATGTCAGCAACATCCTGCGCGGCGCCGGCAGCTGGTTCCACTACTCGGTCGATTACCGGATCGGCACCCGCTATATGGGCGAATACATCGCCGACAACGCCAAGGCAGAGGCGATGAAAGTGCCGTTCCTGCGGGACCTTCTGCTGTCGGATTCCATCTTCATCGGCTCCAATATCACGTTTGAGAATCTGACCCCGGTTGCCTCCTATCTGGGCAAACCAGGCGATAAGGCCAAAGGCGGGCTGCCGATTGGCGAATACAAGCGCCGCCAGGAACAGTTCCGAGTCGCCGAAATCCGGGCGCTGCTGGATACGGAATACTTCGCAGGCCGTGCCGGGCAGCTTTACGGCTATCCGAATTTCATCTGCGATACCGGCGGGTCGATCTGCGAATGGGTCGATGCCAATGACCCGAACGACCAGGTCCTGACCGAGCTTGGCAAACACACGCTGATGGTCTGGATCAAGGGCAGTGACGCCCACACTGCCGAACTGGTGCGCCGCTTTGACCGCGCGCCCAAACCGATGTCTTACCAGCCGGAGTTCCTGGACCGGGCCTGGCAAGAGTATCTTCAGCAACATGGCGTAGCTGAAGGGGATGTGGACCCTGATGCTTTTATCCGCTGGACCTATGCCCAGGCGCTGGCGCACCGCCAGCCGCGCTATCAGGCGATGGCGGACAATTGGGGTGTCACTGTCACCGCCGACCAGATCTCAGCCGTCAAGGATGAAGCCGGTTTCGAGGATTTGATCGCCTCCGCTCTTGAGGCCCGCGACTAA
- a CDS encoding DMT family transporter, which yields MSPQKTISPRAWAELILLGVIWGGSFLSIRIALDEIPVVTLVLHRCGWAALFLWILVLLMRLPVPKEPRIWGAFLVMGLLNNVIPFGLMAWGQLHIETGLTSILNAATAIFGVIVAALLFPDERLTVRKALGVGLGFLGVATAIGLEQFARFDLRSTAQLAVLAGTVSYAFASAWARFNLTGLPPLVAAAGMLTGSTLFLAPAALLIDGPPVLELAARTWASIAYFALFATAGAYLLYYRVLELAGSGNLMLVTLVIPPVAIVLGALVLEEELKPQAYAGFALLAAGLVILNGKPVLRRNRARN from the coding sequence ATGAGCCCGCAAAAAACAATATCCCCCCGCGCCTGGGCCGAGCTGATTCTGCTCGGCGTGATCTGGGGCGGATCGTTTCTGTCGATCCGCATCGCCCTGGACGAAATCCCCGTTGTTACCTTGGTACTGCACCGCTGCGGCTGGGCGGCGCTGTTTCTGTGGATACTGGTCTTGCTGATGCGCCTGCCGGTCCCCAAAGAACCGCGCATCTGGGGCGCCTTTCTGGTGATGGGACTGTTGAACAACGTGATCCCCTTCGGGCTGATGGCCTGGGGGCAACTTCACATCGAAACCGGCCTCACCTCCATCCTGAATGCGGCGACGGCAATATTCGGGGTGATCGTGGCGGCGCTGCTCTTTCCTGATGAGCGGCTGACGGTTCGCAAAGCGCTGGGAGTGGGCCTTGGGTTCCTTGGTGTTGCAACCGCCATCGGTCTGGAGCAATTTGCCCGGTTCGACCTGCGCAGCACAGCGCAGCTGGCAGTGCTGGCGGGCACTGTCTCATATGCATTTGCCAGTGCCTGGGCGCGTTTCAATTTGACCGGCCTGCCGCCGCTTGTCGCGGCTGCCGGAATGCTGACCGGTTCTACCCTGTTCCTGGCCCCGGCGGCGCTGTTGATCGACGGCCCGCCTGTCCTGGAACTGGCGGCGCGCACTTGGGCCTCTATCGCCTATTTTGCTCTGTTCGCCACGGCAGGGGCCTATCTGCTTTACTACCGGGTGCTGGAACTGGCGGGCAGCGGCAACCTGATGCTGGTCACGCTGGTCATCCCGCCGGTGGCCATTGTATTGGGCGCGCTGGTCCTGGAGGAAGAATTGAAGCCGCAGGCCTATGCAGGGTTTGCCCTTCTGGCTGCAGGCCTGGTAATCCTGAACGGCAAACCTGTCTTGCGGCGCAACCGCGCACGGAATTGA
- a CDS encoding outer membrane protein transport protein, protein MKRYLATSAALALASGSAMASGLDRTGQPIGIIFEEGTYAEFSFATTSVDLSGNDRTALNPLGSASGDVGDRFNMFGAGYKRDINDQLSFAVIFDQPWGVDVLYPASGSALLGGTKAQADANAVTALLRYKFNERFSAHGGIRYQEIDGEINLNGLAYSVIPGGTYNVKVDKDGAFGWVAGVAYEIPEIALRAALTYSSEIEHDFDLTETFAGFPAANTTTSTKTKTPQSVNLDFQTGIAADTLLFGGIRWAEHSVTDLVPGQLGRDLIDLDDSFTYTLGIGRKFNENWSGSLALIYADVDGDDLVSPLAPTHGYEAIRLGVQYKQDKMTISAGIRYTQLGDSVASPGGNPVTNFQDNDAVSFGMKIGYNF, encoded by the coding sequence ATGAAACGCTATCTTGCAACATCGGCGGCATTGGCGCTGGCATCGGGTTCTGCCATGGCAAGCGGTCTTGACCGCACCGGCCAGCCGATCGGCATCATCTTTGAAGAAGGCACCTACGCAGAATTCTCATTCGCGACGACATCCGTGGATCTGTCGGGCAATGACCGCACGGCGCTGAACCCGCTTGGCTCCGCTTCCGGAGATGTCGGCGACCGCTTCAACATGTTCGGCGCAGGCTACAAGCGGGACATCAACGATCAACTGTCCTTTGCCGTGATCTTCGACCAGCCTTGGGGTGTGGATGTGCTCTACCCGGCGAGTGGTTCTGCACTTCTCGGCGGCACCAAGGCGCAGGCGGATGCAAATGCCGTGACTGCCCTTTTGCGCTACAAGTTCAACGAGCGTTTCAGCGCCCATGGCGGTATCCGGTACCAGGAGATCGACGGCGAAATCAATCTGAACGGTCTTGCCTACAGCGTCATTCCCGGCGGCACCTACAATGTGAAGGTAGACAAAGACGGCGCATTTGGCTGGGTAGCCGGCGTGGCCTATGAGATCCCAGAGATCGCCCTGCGCGCGGCGCTGACATACAGCTCTGAAATCGAACATGATTTCGACCTGACCGAAACTTTTGCCGGTTTCCCGGCTGCGAACACAACAACCTCAACCAAGACCAAGACGCCGCAATCGGTCAACCTGGACTTCCAGACCGGTATCGCCGCAGACACGCTGCTGTTCGGCGGTATCCGCTGGGCAGAGCACAGCGTGACCGATCTGGTTCCCGGGCAATTGGGCCGTGACCTGATCGATCTGGACGACTCCTTTACCTACACATTGGGGATTGGCCGCAAGTTCAACGAAAACTGGTCGGGGTCTTTGGCGCTGATCTATGCGGATGTGGACGGGGATGACCTGGTGTCGCCGCTGGCACCGACCCATGGTTATGAAGCGATCCGGCTTGGCGTGCAGTACAAGCAGGACAAGATGACGATCTCGGCCGGCATCCGCTACACCCAGCTGGGCGACTCGGTCGCCTCCCCCGGCGGCAACCCGGTTACCAACTTTCAGGATAACGACGCGGTCAGCTTTGGCATGAAAATCGGCTACAACTTCTAA
- a CDS encoding DMT family transporter has translation MSQSEARAGLAALWMIGAIVSFSAMAIAGREAGLTLDTFEIMAYRSLVGVIIVVSLLTVSGKWHQVSSTRLGVHAVRNLFHFTGQNLWFLAVTLVPLAQVFALEFTSPLWVIILSPLLLGEALSRRRMFAAGIGFAGILIVARPSPETLNLGILAAASCAIFFALTAILTKRLTRHETTASILFWLTAMQLVMGLLAAGWDGGMALPDATTLPWLVLIGIAGLTAHFCLTTALSLAPASVVVPVDFARLPAIAILGMVIYGEALDVWVLSGAAIICIANYLNIIAKRPPETLEN, from the coding sequence ATGTCACAAAGCGAAGCACGCGCGGGATTGGCTGCACTTTGGATGATCGGGGCCATTGTCTCGTTCTCCGCCATGGCGATTGCCGGGCGCGAAGCCGGTTTAACGCTGGATACCTTTGAAATCATGGCTTATCGCAGCCTGGTCGGGGTCATCATTGTCGTAAGCTTGCTGACCGTATCGGGCAAATGGCATCAGGTCAGCAGCACACGGCTGGGTGTCCATGCTGTGCGCAACCTCTTCCATTTCACCGGTCAGAACCTTTGGTTTCTGGCGGTGACGCTAGTGCCGCTGGCACAGGTCTTTGCCCTGGAGTTCACCTCGCCCCTGTGGGTGATTATTTTGTCGCCATTGTTGCTGGGCGAAGCCCTCAGCCGGCGCCGGATGTTTGCCGCAGGCATTGGGTTTGCCGGCATTCTGATTGTCGCCCGCCCCAGTCCGGAAACGCTGAACCTTGGCATCCTTGCCGCCGCCAGCTGCGCCATCTTCTTTGCGCTTACTGCGATCCTGACCAAGCGGCTGACCCGGCACGAAACAACGGCCTCAATTCTGTTCTGGCTCACCGCCATGCAGCTGGTGATGGGTCTGCTGGCAGCGGGCTGGGACGGCGGCATGGCCTTGCCGGACGCCACCACCCTGCCCTGGCTGGTGCTGATCGGCATTGCCGGTCTGACCGCGCATTTCTGCCTGACAACCGCGCTGTCGCTGGCGCCTGCCAGCGTGGTGGTGCCGGTGGATTTCGCCCGCCTGCCCGCTATCGCCATTCTGGGTATGGTGATCTATGGTGAAGCCTTGGATGTCTGGGTACTGAGCGGCGCCGCAATCATCTGCATTGCAAATTACCTTAATATAATTGCGAAGCGGCCCCCTGAAACCCTTGAGAATTGA
- the guaA gene encoding glutamine-hydrolyzing GMP synthase: MTETSHDRLLIIDFGSQVTQLIARRLRELNVYCEIHPYQNVTMEFVRELAPKAVIFSGGPDSVTREGSPRAPQEIFDYGVPILGICYGQQVMMHQLGGTVESGHGTAEFGRAFVSPTVETPPLLEGWFTDDSDREQVWMSHGDHVSKIAPGFEVYGTSPNAPFAIAADVSRNFYAVQFHPEVHHTPNGAKLYENFVKLAGFSGDWTMGAYREQMIEKIREQVGDKQVICGLSGGVDSSVAAILIHEAIGDQLTCVFVDHGLLRKNEAEEVVAMFRDNYNIQLIHADEQELFLGELDGQSDPETKRKIIGKLFIDVFQKHANTIEGAEFLAQGTLYPDVIESVSFSGGPSVTIKSHHNVGGLPEKMGLKLVEPLRELFKDEVRALGRELGLPASFIGRHPFPGPGLAIRCPGEITREKLEILREADAVYIDQIRKHGLYDDIWQAFVAILPVRTVGVMGDGRTYDFACALRAVTSVDGMTADYYPFSHEFLGETATRIINEVKGINRCTYDITSKPPGTIEWE, encoded by the coding sequence ATGACAGAGACATCCCATGACCGCCTTCTCATCATCGACTTTGGCAGCCAAGTCACGCAGCTGATTGCACGCCGCCTGCGCGAGCTGAACGTCTATTGCGAAATCCACCCCTATCAGAATGTCACCATGGAGTTTGTGCGCGAGCTGGCGCCCAAAGCTGTGATCTTCTCGGGCGGGCCGGACAGCGTGACCCGCGAAGGGTCGCCGCGTGCGCCGCAGGAGATTTTCGACTATGGCGTGCCGATCCTGGGCATCTGCTATGGCCAGCAGGTGATGATGCACCAACTGGGCGGCACGGTTGAGAGCGGCCACGGCACCGCCGAATTCGGCCGCGCCTTTGTCTCCCCCACGGTGGAGACACCGCCGCTGCTGGAAGGCTGGTTCACAGACGACAGCGACCGCGAGCAGGTCTGGATGTCGCACGGCGACCACGTGAGCAAGATCGCCCCGGGGTTTGAGGTCTACGGCACCTCCCCCAACGCGCCCTTTGCCATCGCCGCCGATGTCAGCCGCAATTTCTATGCGGTGCAGTTCCACCCGGAAGTGCATCACACCCCGAACGGTGCCAAGCTGTATGAGAACTTTGTCAAACTGGCGGGTTTCTCTGGCGACTGGACCATGGGCGCCTACCGCGAGCAGATGATCGAAAAGATCCGCGAGCAGGTTGGCGACAAGCAGGTGATCTGCGGTCTGTCCGGCGGCGTCGACAGCTCGGTGGCTGCGATTCTGATCCACGAGGCGATCGGCGATCAGCTGACCTGTGTGTTTGTCGACCACGGCCTGTTGCGCAAGAACGAGGCGGAAGAAGTTGTCGCGATGTTCCGCGACAATTACAACATCCAGCTGATCCACGCGGATGAGCAGGAGCTGTTCCTGGGCGAGCTGGACGGCCAAAGCGACCCGGAAACCAAACGCAAAATCATTGGCAAGCTGTTCATTGACGTGTTCCAGAAACACGCCAACACGATTGAGGGCGCCGAGTTCTTGGCACAGGGCACCCTGTACCCGGATGTGATTGAATCGGTGTCCTTCTCGGGCGGCCCGTCGGTCACCATCAAGTCGCACCACAACGTGGGCGGCCTGCCGGAGAAGATGGGGCTGAAACTGGTCGAACCCCTGCGCGAGCTGTTCAAGGACGAGGTCCGCGCATTGGGCCGCGAGCTGGGCCTGCCCGCAAGCTTCATCGGCCGCCACCCCTTCCCTGGACCGGGTCTGGCAATCCGCTGCCCGGGCGAGATCACCCGCGAAAAGCTGGAGATCCTGCGCGAGGCCGATGCGGTCTATATCGACCAGATCCGCAAGCACGGTCTTTATGACGATATCTGGCAGGCCTTCGTGGCCATCCTGCCGGTCCGCACCGTTGGCGTGATGGGCGACGGCCGCACCTATGATTTTGCCTGCGCCCTGCGCGCGGTGACCTCGGTCGATGGCATGACAGCCGATTATTATCCGTTCAGCCATGAATTCCTGGGGGAAACCGCCACTAGGATCATCAATGAGGTCAAGGGCATCAACCGCTGTACCTATGACATTACCTCGAAGCCTCCCGGCACCATCGAGTGGGAATGA
- a CDS encoding trimethylamine methyltransferase family protein, with product MTEAAPRRRARGGGGAARRAERTSVKIETAKYIERNIPNFEVLNEEALEIIEYNADTILEEVGVNFVDNPAALERWREAGADVNGERVRIPRGLARKLCETAPSEFTQHARNPEKSVVIGGRNMVLAPVYGPPFVRDAQGGRRYATMDDFNKFVKLAYMSKWLHHSGGTVCEPTDIPVNKRHLDMLMAHMTLSDKPFMGSVTEPSRAQDSVDMAGILFGKEFVQNNTVMTSLTNINSPMTFDDVMMGSLEVYAKNNQACIISPFIVGGAMAPVSVAGTLTQVLAEVLAGVAYSQLCRAGAPVIFGAMVTSIDMNSGAPTFGTPEASHITYGAGQLARRMNLPYRSAGSFCGSKLPDAQAAYETANSLNMGLLSGVNFQLHSCGWLEGGLVADFEKFVMDADQLGVLHGLAKGVSVDENAQAMDAIREVGPGGHYLGCAHTQENFKSAFWKSELLDYKPFEQWEEEGARDTYSLATNRVEKLLATYEQPALDPAIKMALDEYVTEKKASMPDAFM from the coding sequence ATGACAGAAGCAGCACCGCGCCGTCGCGCACGGGGTGGCGGCGGCGCCGCCCGCCGCGCCGAACGCACCAGCGTCAAGATCGAGACCGCGAAGTACATCGAGCGCAACATTCCGAACTTCGAGGTTCTGAACGAGGAAGCGCTGGAGATCATCGAATACAACGCGGATACCATCCTGGAAGAGGTCGGCGTCAACTTCGTTGACAACCCGGCGGCGCTGGAGCGCTGGCGCGAAGCCGGTGCAGACGTCAACGGCGAGCGCGTGCGCATCCCCCGCGGACTGGCCCGCAAGCTGTGCGAAACAGCTCCGTCCGAGTTCACCCAGCACGCCCGCAACCCGGAGAAATCCGTGGTTATCGGCGGCCGCAACATGGTGCTGGCGCCGGTCTACGGCCCGCCGTTTGTGCGCGACGCTCAAGGCGGACGCCGCTACGCGACCATGGATGACTTCAACAAATTCGTGAAGCTCGCCTATATGTCCAAATGGCTGCATCACTCGGGCGGCACCGTCTGCGAGCCTACCGATATCCCGGTGAACAAGCGCCACCTGGACATGCTGATGGCGCATATGACCCTCAGCGATAAACCGTTCATGGGGTCGGTTACCGAACCCAGCCGCGCGCAGGACTCGGTCGACATGGCCGGCATCCTGTTCGGCAAGGAGTTCGTGCAGAACAACACCGTGATGACCTCGCTCACCAACATCAACTCGCCGATGACTTTCGACGATGTGATGATGGGCTCGCTGGAAGTCTACGCAAAGAACAATCAGGCCTGCATCATCTCGCCCTTCATCGTTGGCGGCGCCATGGCGCCGGTGTCGGTTGCGGGCACCCTCACGCAGGTTCTGGCCGAGGTTCTGGCCGGTGTCGCCTACAGCCAGCTGTGCCGCGCAGGCGCGCCGGTGATCTTTGGCGCCATGGTGACCTCGATCGACATGAACTCGGGCGCGCCGACCTTTGGCACCCCGGAAGCGTCGCACATCACCTATGGCGCCGGCCAGCTGGCCCGCCGCATGAACCTGCCGTACCGTTCGGCCGGCTCTTTCTGCGGCTCCAAACTGCCCGACGCGCAGGCGGCCTATGAGACCGCGAACTCGCTCAACATGGGTCTTCTGTCGGGCGTGAACTTCCAGCTGCACTCCTGCGGCTGGCTCGAAGGCGGCCTGGTTGCCGACTTTGAGAAGTTCGTGATGGACGCCGACCAGCTGGGTGTGCTGCACGGCCTGGCCAAAGGCGTGTCGGTGGACGAAAACGCCCAGGCGATGGACGCCATCCGCGAAGTCGGACCCGGCGGCCACTATCTGGGCTGCGCCCACACCCAGGAGAACTTCAAATCGGCCTTCTGGAAGTCCGAACTGCTCGACTACAAACCCTTTGAGCAGTGGGAAGAGGAAGGCGCGCGCGACACCTATTCGCTGGCGACCAACCGCGTCGAGAAACTGCTGGCCACTTACGAGCAGCCGGCGCTGGACCCGGCCATCAAAATGGCTCTGGACGAGTATGTGACTGAAAAGAAAGCTTCGATGCCCGACGCGTTCATGTAA
- a CDS encoding DUF6477 family protein gives MQDVYTRLTLLRRPRILARAARLGAQNYSRQRDLRRILGYGTLPKPVAAVMQLLELESAQDTARKAGEAGYSLIRHVDVLIALAGEAAFLRNTATRPKTETAAFQDRRSAAAEATAPCP, from the coding sequence ATGCAGGACGTATACACCCGGCTTACATTGCTCCGGCGCCCGCGGATTCTGGCAAGGGCTGCTCGGCTGGGGGCGCAGAACTATAGCCGACAGCGGGATCTGCGCCGGATTTTGGGGTACGGGACCCTGCCCAAGCCGGTAGCTGCCGTAATGCAGCTCCTGGAGCTGGAAAGCGCGCAGGACACCGCACGCAAGGCAGGTGAAGCGGGATATTCGCTGATCCGGCATGTGGATGTGCTGATCGCGCTGGCGGGCGAAGCCGCCTTTCTGCGCAATACTGCGACCCGGCCAAAAACAGAAACGGCGGCCTTTCAGGACCGCCGTTCTGCTGCGGCAGAGGCGACTGCCCCCTGCCCCTAA
- a CDS encoding DUF6456 domain-containing protein: MQNIPHASLPGWVPLETCRYLQHTEAGRPIRQLARKAGCHPSTILRQVRRVETLRDDPLIDEVLTYLAGRYQAAPGKPGKSGSGPGKPAGRGLTAGFEQEAASVLTLLSRGGAVLAAAEGMEMAVVVREGTEADGQKVAVSRPLAGALALTGWISCARRGRISRYAITPSGRSALNRIIADQENRARARLEGGFAEAQTPFLAPEDSDKSSYGRKPRYGGSETPLEMLARLSDKDGNSFLTPGMISAGKRLREDFELAQISSHLMQEKLYFAKGSQELRSSSQEAGAAARKRMTEALQTLGMGLSDIALRCCCHLEGLETAERNLGWPARSGKVVLRIALQHLADYYGETSAQEAELIG; encoded by the coding sequence ATGCAAAACATACCGCACGCGTCCCTGCCTGGCTGGGTGCCGCTTGAGACATGCCGATACCTTCAGCACACAGAGGCAGGCCGCCCGATCCGGCAATTGGCCCGCAAGGCCGGGTGTCATCCCTCCACCATCCTGCGGCAGGTCAGGCGGGTGGAGACCTTGCGGGATGATCCGCTGATCGACGAAGTTCTGACCTACCTTGCCGGGCGTTACCAGGCAGCACCGGGGAAACCCGGAAAATCCGGCTCCGGCCCGGGCAAACCGGCGGGACGGGGATTGACCGCCGGGTTCGAGCAGGAGGCCGCCAGTGTTCTGACCCTGCTCAGCCGCGGCGGTGCGGTTCTGGCTGCGGCTGAGGGCATGGAAATGGCCGTGGTGGTGCGCGAAGGCACCGAGGCAGACGGACAGAAAGTGGCCGTCTCGCGCCCGCTGGCCGGTGCATTGGCGCTGACCGGCTGGATTTCCTGTGCCCGCCGGGGCCGGATCAGCCGGTATGCCATCACCCCATCAGGGCGCAGCGCCTTAAACCGGATTATTGCCGATCAGGAGAACCGGGCGCGGGCCCGTCTGGAGGGCGGCTTTGCCGAAGCCCAGACGCCGTTTCTGGCGCCCGAAGACAGCGACAAATCCAGTTATGGCCGCAAGCCGCGCTACGGCGGATCCGAGACGCCGCTGGAGATGCTGGCCCGGCTGTCGGACAAGGATGGCAATTCCTTTTTGACCCCAGGCATGATCAGCGCCGGAAAGCGCCTGCGGGAGGATTTCGAGCTGGCTCAGATCAGCAGCCATCTGATGCAGGAGAAGCTGTATTTTGCTAAAGGCAGCCAAGAGCTGCGCAGCAGCAGCCAGGAAGCCGGGGCTGCGGCGCGCAAGCGCATGACAGAGGCGCTGCAGACGCTGGGGATGGGGCTGAGCGATATCGCTCTGCGCTGCTGCTGCCATCTGGAAGGGCTGGAAACCGCTGAACGCAATCTGGGCTGGCCTGCGCGCTCGGGCAAGGTGGTGCTGCGTATCGCGCTGCAGCATTTGGCAGATTACTACGGCGAGACCAGCGCGCAGGAGGCTGAGCTGATCGGCTGA